A single window of Neurospora crassa OR74A linkage group VII, whole genome shotgun sequence DNA harbors:
- a CDS encoding enoyl-CoA hydratase, translating to MAVRIALPRNTTSSFRRFVRVAGRFYSTEAPAGPIIRVTNLPAPNSGHIRILELNRPAARNAISRALLSSLRDEIDDVHSQYDAATGEEKPVASWQKRFGGVAGEDEKGPTRALIISSAVDTSFCAGADLKERKGFSQEETAAFLTSLRTALTSLQNLPIPTISAISSIALGGGLELALATHFRVLTSNAVVGLPETRLGIIPGAGGTYRLPQLIGIPRARDLILTGRRVSAPEAYFLGLADRLVEVAPESEEQAKEWAAMEQEPRDKMILSLARRTALSEAVRLAMEICEGGPVAIRAALKAVQEPSEMVENDMYLRVVRTEDRDEALKAFAEKRKPVFKGR from the exons ATGGCCGTCAGAATCGCCCTCCCGCGCAACACGACCTCGTCGTTCCGCCGCTTCGTCCGCGTCGCCGGCCGCTTCTACTCGACCGAGGCCCCCGCGGGTCCCATCATCCGGGTGACCAACCTTCCGGCGCCCAACTCGGGTCACATCCGCATTCTCGAGCTCAACCGCCCTGCCGCGCGCAACGCCATCTCGCGTGCTCTGTTGTCTTCGCTCCGGGACGAGATCGATGACGTCCACTCGCAGTACGATGCCGCGACCGGCGAGGAGAAGCCCGTGGCCTCGTGGCAGAAGCGCTTCGGCGGCGTGGCTGGCGAGGACGAGAAGGGCCCTACCCGCGCGCTGATTATTTCTTCGGCTGTTGACACCAGCTTTTGCGCGGGCGCGGATCTGAAGGAGCGCAAGGGGTTTTCGCAGGAAGA AACAGCGGCCTTCCTCACCTCCCTTCGCACTGCCCTCACCTCTTTGCAAaacctccccatccccaccatctccgccatctcctccatcgcTCTCGGCGGCGGTCTCGAGCTTGCCCTGGCCACGCACTTCCGCGTTTTGACCTCCAACGCCGTTGTTGGCCTTCCCGAAACCCGACTAGGCATTAtccccggcgccggcggcacCTACCGCCTGCCCCAACTCATCGGCATCCCCCGCGCGCGCGACCTGATTTTGACCGGCCGTCGCGTCAGCGCACCCGAGGCTTATTTCCTAGGCTTGGCCGACCGCTTGGTCGAGGTCGCGCCCGAATCCGAGGAGCAGGCCAAGGAGTGGGCGGCCATGGAGCAGGAGCCCAGGGACAAAATGATTCTAAGCCTGGCGCGCAGGACGGCGCTGAGCGAGGCGGTCCGTCTGGCGATGGAGATTTGCGAGGGTGGCCCGGTCGCCATCAGGGCCGCGCTCAAGGCCGTGCAGGAGCCCAGTGAGATGGTGGAGAACGATATGTATCTGAGGGTGGTAAGGACGGAAGACCGCGATGAGGCGTTGAAGGCGTTtgcggagaagaggaagcctGTGTTCAAGGGGCGGTAA